One genomic window of Spirochaetota bacterium includes the following:
- a CDS encoding emopamil-binding family protein: MDRVVIPFRERMFDLVFLFFFIINIFFITYIVDLEQLVIPAVKGFTYPVWPPKIFVDLVHWFGGNFDPLLMARPVWWKMTIWIDVIIFGPFYIAALYAFIRGREWIRIPAFIASSMLITNVIIILGEEVCGAHATPHLPLVVALNLPWLLFPIALIIRMALSEHPFTRKK, encoded by the coding sequence ATGGACCGCGTTGTTATCCCGTTTCGAGAGAGAATGTTCGATCTTGTCTTCCTTTTCTTTTTCATCATCAACATCTTCTTCATCACCTATATCGTCGACCTTGAACAGCTCGTTATCCCGGCCGTGAAGGGATTCACGTATCCCGTTTGGCCGCCGAAGATATTCGTCGACCTCGTGCACTGGTTTGGAGGCAATTTTGATCCGTTGCTCATGGCGCGTCCTGTCTGGTGGAAGATGACAATATGGATCGATGTGATAATCTTTGGGCCGTTCTACATAGCGGCGCTGTACGCGTTCATACGCGGGCGGGAGTGGATACGCATCCCCGCGTTCATCGCGAGCTCAATGCTCATAACGAACGTGATAATTATTCTCGGGGAGGAAGTGTGCGGTGCGCATGCGACGCCGCATCTCCCGCTCGTGGTTGCGCTGAACCTGCCGTGGCTGCTCTTCCCGATAGCGCTCATCATACGAATGGCATTGAGCGAGCATCCGTTCACGCGGAAGAAATGA
- a CDS encoding SDR family NAD(P)-dependent oxidoreductase: protein MKRLERYGRWAIVVGASEGIGGAYAECFAEAKRDLVLIARRKAVLEQRAHELSLRYGIGVRTLSIDMGKSGSAEHIDKATASLDVGVLVYNAALSLIGPFLDHPLDRHLVEIDVNCRSPLSLAHRFGKRFVKQGRGAIVLMSSMSATQGSPYIANYAATKAYNLALAEGLWYEFALHGVDVIASCAGATDTPNFRKSSPTSAMGALPPKVVANGTLRMLGRTPSYIPGRVNRLLAFIMRRILPHKFAVNVMGNTLSSMYGIAKRKKV, encoded by the coding sequence ATGAAACGCCTGGAACGATACGGGCGATGGGCGATAGTCGTCGGTGCATCGGAAGGCATCGGCGGCGCATATGCCGAATGTTTTGCGGAGGCGAAGCGCGATCTTGTGCTCATCGCGCGGCGAAAGGCCGTCCTCGAACAGCGTGCGCACGAACTTTCATTGCGATACGGCATCGGCGTCCGCACGCTTTCCATCGATATGGGAAAGTCCGGCAGCGCAGAGCACATCGACAAGGCAACAGCATCGCTTGATGTCGGTGTTCTTGTGTACAATGCCGCTCTTTCGCTCATCGGTCCGTTCCTCGATCATCCCCTCGACCGGCATCTCGTTGAGATCGATGTGAATTGCCGATCGCCGCTTTCGCTTGCGCATCGATTCGGGAAACGTTTTGTCAAACAGGGCAGGGGAGCGATAGTGCTCATGTCTTCCATGAGCGCAACGCAAGGGTCGCCTTATATCGCGAACTATGCCGCGACGAAGGCGTATAATCTCGCTCTTGCCGAAGGGCTCTGGTATGAATTCGCTTTGCACGGTGTGGATGTGATCGCATCCTGCGCCGGCGCTACCGATACGCCGAATTTCAGGAAGAGCTCGCCGACATCAGCGATGGGCGCCTTGCCGCCGAAAGTTGTTGCCAATGGAACGCTTCGTATGCTTGGACGAACACCGAGCTATATTCCGGGACGGGTAAATCGCCTGCTTGCATTCATCATGCGGCGAATTCTTCCGCACAAGTTCGCGGTCAATGTCATGGGAAATACACTTTCATCGATGTACGGGATAGCAAAACGTAAAAAAGTCTGA
- a CDS encoding serine hydrolase domain-containing protein, producing MDVNDRVQKVIDGIVSRGNERALQVAAYWKGKLVVDTWAGDIDATSGKKIDGDTLFPVFSTTKGIAATAIHILAERGIISYDGPIAQYWPEFGCNGKEKITLRHVLSHTAALPHMPDCKRPEELSDWDHMCRLIAELTPLWAPGTKTQYHAITYSWLLGETARRADGRDFGTIIREEICTPLGLEKSLFVGLPESEDDRVAILEANPNPPPPPDPPPPPDPVAARAIPPLVCPLEFWMNKKFARRGCIAASNGIMTARAIAKHYAALIGDVDGVRLIPESRLKKALETPNTGEPENVVRGLGYSVWGAKGGFGHGGAGGSTGSADRRAQLTIGMAKNRMGTGAGESRTAGEQIVSEIRAALGL from the coding sequence ATGGATGTGAACGATCGCGTGCAGAAAGTCATCGACGGCATCGTGTCGCGCGGCAATGAACGCGCACTGCAGGTGGCTGCGTACTGGAAAGGAAAGCTCGTCGTTGATACATGGGCGGGTGATATCGATGCAACATCCGGGAAAAAGATCGACGGCGATACGCTTTTTCCCGTTTTTTCCACGACGAAAGGCATAGCCGCCACCGCGATACATATTCTCGCGGAACGCGGCATCATCTCCTATGATGGACCCATCGCTCAATACTGGCCGGAATTCGGATGTAACGGAAAAGAAAAGATAACGCTTCGACATGTGCTCAGTCATACCGCTGCGCTTCCGCATATGCCCGACTGCAAAAGACCCGAAGAGCTTTCCGATTGGGACCACATGTGCCGGCTTATCGCCGAGCTTACGCCGCTCTGGGCGCCGGGGACGAAGACGCAGTATCATGCCATCACCTATAGCTGGCTTCTCGGCGAAACGGCACGCCGCGCCGACGGCCGCGATTTCGGAACGATAATTCGCGAAGAGATATGCACGCCGCTCGGTTTGGAGAAGTCGTTATTCGTCGGTTTACCGGAAAGCGAGGACGATCGCGTGGCGATACTTGAAGCGAACCCGAATCCTCCTCCGCCTCCCGACCCACCGCCCCCGCCAGATCCTGTCGCCGCACGGGCCATCCCTCCGCTCGTATGTCCTCTGGAATTCTGGATGAACAAGAAATTCGCTCGACGCGGATGCATAGCGGCTTCGAACGGGATCATGACGGCGCGGGCTATCGCGAAACACTATGCTGCGCTCATCGGCGACGTAGACGGGGTGCGGCTTATCCCCGAATCCCGTCTTAAAAAAGCGCTTGAAACGCCGAATACCGGCGAACCGGAGAATGTCGTCCGCGGGCTCGGTTACAGCGTATGGGGAGCGAAGGGCGGTTTCGGGCACGGCGGGGCAGGCGGCTCCACCGGATCGGCTGACCGACGGGCACAGCTTACCATCGGCATGGCGAAGAACCGCATGGGAACCGGTGCGGGTGAATCGAGAACTGCGGGAGAGCAGATCGTGAGCGAAATACGCGCGGCGCTTGGGCTATAG